In Paracoccus sp. TOH, a single window of DNA contains:
- a CDS encoding acyl-CoA thioesterase has translation MTQDDYPQDQPAIRTMAMPADTNPSGDIFGGWLMSQMDLAAGNVAARRARGRCATVAVDSFSFHLPVKVGDEVSVFARILREGRSSMQLHVEAWRRSRDGAETQKVTQATFVFVALDEAGRPRALPAAS, from the coding sequence ATGACACAGGACGACTATCCGCAGGACCAGCCGGCGATTCGCACCATGGCCATGCCGGCCGATACCAACCCCTCGGGCGACATCTTCGGCGGCTGGCTGATGTCGCAGATGGATCTGGCGGCGGGCAATGTCGCCGCGCGGCGGGCGCGGGGGCGTTGCGCCACGGTGGCGGTGGACAGCTTCAGCTTTCACCTGCCGGTCAAGGTCGGCGACGAGGTGTCGGTCTTTGCCCGCATCCTGCGCGAGGGGCGCAGTTCCATGCAACTGCATGTCGAGGCCTGGCGCCGCTCGCGCGACGGGGCCGAGACGCAGAAGGTGACGCAGGCCACCTTCGTCTTCGTGGCCCTGGACGAGGCCGGGCGGCCGCGCGCCCTGCCGGCCGCAAGCTGA
- a CDS encoding ABC transporter ATP-binding protein: MTAQSGNDAFVVFDHVQKSYDGQTLVVKDLNLSIGKGEFLTMLGPSGSGKTTCLMMLAGFETATHGEIRLDGRNINDVPPHKRGIGMVFQNYALFPHMTVGENLSFPLEVRGMSKAERESRISRALDMVQMGKFKTRRPAQLSGGQQQRIALARALVFDPKLVLMDEPLGALDKQLREHMQFEIKALHDRLGITVVYVTHDQGEALTMSDRIAVFNDGRIQQLAPPPVLYEQPGNSFVAGFIGENNALRGSIEQLDGDKALVRLGNGELIDATAVNIREVGQTTTVSIRPERVEFKPELMPAGAHTIEAQVRDVIYMGDILRARLHVAGQDGFVMKYRNTLGQVRLSPGQTIRIGWHPEDARALDPV; the protein is encoded by the coding sequence GTGACAGCGCAATCCGGCAACGACGCGTTCGTTGTCTTTGACCATGTCCAGAAAAGCTATGACGGCCAGACACTTGTCGTCAAAGACCTGAACCTTTCCATCGGCAAGGGCGAATTCCTGACCATGCTCGGCCCGTCCGGCTCGGGCAAGACCACCTGCCTGATGATGCTGGCCGGATTCGAGACGGCGACGCATGGCGAAATCCGGCTCGACGGCAGGAACATCAACGACGTGCCGCCGCACAAGCGCGGCATCGGCATGGTGTTCCAGAACTACGCGCTTTTCCCGCACATGACGGTGGGCGAGAACCTGTCCTTTCCGCTGGAAGTGCGCGGCATGTCCAAGGCCGAGCGCGAGAGCCGCATCAGCCGCGCGCTGGACATGGTGCAGATGGGCAAGTTCAAGACCCGCCGCCCGGCGCAGCTTTCGGGCGGCCAGCAGCAGCGCATCGCGCTGGCCCGGGCGCTGGTCTTCGATCCCAAGCTGGTGCTGATGGACGAGCCGCTGGGCGCGCTCGACAAGCAGCTGCGCGAGCACATGCAATTCGAGATCAAGGCGCTGCACGACCGGCTGGGCATCACCGTGGTCTATGTCACCCATGACCAGGGCGAGGCGCTGACCATGTCGGACCGCATCGCCGTGTTCAACGACGGCCGCATCCAGCAGTTGGCGCCGCCACCGGTGCTTTACGAACAGCCCGGCAACAGCTTCGTCGCCGGCTTCATCGGCGAGAACAACGCCCTGCGCGGCAGCATCGAGCAGCTCGACGGCGACAAGGCGCTGGTGCGGCTCGGCAATGGCGAGCTGATCGACGCCACCGCCGTCAATATCCGCGAGGTCGGGCAGACCACCACCGTCTCGATCCGGCCCGAGCGGGTGGAGTTCAAGCCCGAGCTGATGCCCGCCGGCGCCCATACCATCGAGGCGCAGGTGCGCGATGTGATCTATATGGGCGATATCCTGCGCGCGCGGCTGCATGTCGCCGGCCAGGACGGTTTCGTCATGAAATACCGCAACACGCTTGGCCAGGTCCGGCTGTCGCCGGGCCAGACCATCCGCATCGGCTGGCACCCCGAGGATGCCCGCGCCCTCGATCCGGTATGA